A region of Leishmania panamensis strain MHOM/PA/94/PSC-1 chromosome 33 sequence DNA encodes the following proteins:
- a CDS encoding hypothetical protein (TriTrypDB/GeneDB-style sysID: LpmP.33.2760), with the protein MTTGDVQEDGTTASIDAALNNAIASAVKQDVDSDDVDNAASFMIAPSTSSLSSKGKKKSKDKLHSTAAAPIAGGVQYSSTITTGPKSTSAPYQPRLSSSSRSAHSGRQVIADAFKRTEPLLGGADGDYSSVYFPSGLSMNGQYKTIPEEYAEYRERNNVRCNYRGPVYVVENVCVPCNACGSPVDPVRRVPVGSLFFHETCLHCFLCRRRTGVAGLYLQVDRQAVCSECAARGYGSWVPRHEAQSRGMVYGAIRGDTYAAIEAHDRNVEQKQRRTAGRPITGGGASSTLNKATIPGVLPPSLAIANVHNHRNTSARSFALMKRQQYYTQSDNNMIMALPTSAARSPSATGGLQDITATRQYRIANGRHA; encoded by the coding sequence ATGACTACTGGGGACGTACAAGAAGATGGGACCACTGCCTCCATTGATGCCGCACTTAACAACGCCATTGCGAGCGCGGTGAAGCAGGACGttgacagcgacgacgtgGATAATGCGGCAAGTTTCATGATCGCGCCGTCGACatcgtcgctctcctccaaaggaaaaaagaagagcaagGACAAACTGCAttcgacagcggcagcgccgatTGCGGGAGGCGTTCAGTATAGCTCGACGATCACCACTGGGCCGAAGTCCACCAGTGCACCATATCAGCCGCGTCTGTCATCGTCTTCGCGCTCCGCGCACAGCGGTCGACAAGTAATCGCCGACGCTTTCAAGCGGACCGAACCGCTTTTAGGCGGTGCGGATGGAGACTACAGCAGCGTGTACTTCCCAAGTGGTCTGTCGATGAACGGGCAGTACAAGACAATCCCCGAGGAGTACGCCGAGTACCGCGAGCGCAACAACGTGAGGTGCAACTACAGAGGGCCTGTTTACGTGGTCGAgaatgtgtgcgtgccgtgCAACGCCTGTGGCAGCCCTGTTGATCCTGTCCGACGCGTACCGGTTggctcccttttcttccacGAAACCTGCCTTCACTGCTTCCTGTGCAGGCGTCGCACCGGTGTTGCAGGTCTGTACCTGCAAGTTGATCGCCAAGCTGTGTGCAGCGAGTGCGCCGCTCGCGGCTACGGGTCATGGGTGCCACGCCACGAAGCTCAGTCGCGCGGCATGGTGTATGGTGCTATACGTGGCGATACATATGCCGCTATAGAGGCCCATGACCGCAACGTTGAGCAGAAGCAACGGCGCACTGCTGGCCGGCCCATcacaggaggtggcgctTCCTCGACGCTGAACAAGGCTACCATACCGGGTGTGCTACCGCCGTCTCTCGCCATCGCTAACGTGCACAACCACCGGAACACCAGTGCCCGATCCTTTGCACTGATGAAACGGCAACAGTACTATACCCAGAGCGACAACAACATGATCATGGCGTTGCCTACCTCGGCGGCGCGGTCGCCTTCTGCGACTGGTGGTCTCCAGGATATCACTGCGACGCGGCAGTACCGCATCGCCAACGGACGACACGCGTGA
- a CDS encoding hypothetical protein (TriTrypDB/GeneDB-style sysID: LpmP.33.2770) produces the protein MSASKAPPPLETTYIIGGSVKQAKFDRQLRLWGADGQVALETAHVVALGVTLAIVEALKSLVLTGVRTVTLVDERVVSGEDVGTNYFVTPTAVGSPLAATVLRHICVLGEQCSAVPVQAFPREWAAKYTAAVDEDWAAGCVGIGRGWSFTAARETQTEPALPTSAVLRLLAGYAPLEIVDSSASFTNSSPGDSTHQPSLPSLILVSERYGDLSPMSPLLQSCTTRVHPDVPVLLVRSSGLLGMLQTYCCDRVIMRPQNPTQVQMEDLRMFEPFPALQAWFDAHDPDDAAQFPVDSADAMTLHSYLPYPCIVHHAFRRWWAALPEEEKKSRQQSKSSSTFPLTTNDYRAISSFVGGMIRRQNPPEEAFVEAMEKCTAKLNRPVVQQLPEALAELLRDARCADPMRAMKAAQSRVSPAALMSPFPATRQMAALLVWGCPDVLVWFILQAVKLFVTGRVGGEREADNVASDKSPTVRQSRASAGEGEDGCVTAYTEALPFRPMYAAYHMPYSGYLPDFTTTTIWYRELQDLYQAKHAADVACIAATALELVEAALLQEEEQARAREDAEEQQQFHGPLRMSPLATRLKPLLLKHTETVVENIWDIRGVRFSAAYRATTEAEWRQRLGRRLVWLTRYISFDVEWSADARRAACFAVAFLSKEELQRRCVRVAESGLSGSSIAQEAAVLMSQASQVKTVLSDEDDKGLTRQSFDTSVALWWGEEGSQRVFTQTCEEVARWSSDRGGNRACMQLPSVAASTGALAAQEAVKLLMRIRVPCAQPMLYDGYTNKVFLL, from the coding sequence ATGTCGGCATCAAAggcacctcctccactggAGACAACATACATCATTGGTGGGAGCGTGAAGCAGGCGAAGTTCGATCGTCAATTGCGCCTCTGGGGTGCCGATGGACAGGTGGCCCTCGAAACAGCGCATGTCGTTGCGCTTGGTGTTACCCTGGCTATCGTCGAAGCGCTTAAATCCCTCGTGCTGACTGGCGTGCGAACTGTTACCCTCGTCGACGAGCGGGTTGTATCTGGCGAGGATGTAGGAACCAACTATTTCGTGACGCCCACGGCGGTCGGCTCTCCcctggcggcgacggtgctgcggcacatcTGCGTGTTGGGGGAGCAGTGCAGTGCGGTACCAGTGCAGGCGTTCCCGAGGGAATGGGCCGCTAAGTACACCGCAGCTGTAGACGAGGACTGGGCTGCTGGATGCGTAGGCATTGGTCGAGGTTGGTCATTCACAGCGGCAAGGGAGACACAGACTGAGCCAGCACTGCCAACGTcggctgtgctgcggctcCTCGCTGGTTATGCGCCACTGGAAATCGTGGACAGCTCTGCTTCATTCACGAATTCCTCTCCAGGCGACTCCACCCACCAACCGTCTCTGCCGAGTCTCATACTTGTCAGTGAGCGGTACGGCGATCTCTCGCCAATGTCGCCGCTTctgcagagctgcacgaCACGTGTGCACCCGGATGTGCCGGTGCTACTGGTCCGCAGCAGTGGCTTACTCGGGATGCTTCAAACGTACTGCTGTGATCGCGTCATCATGCGCCCGCAGAACCCAACGCAGGTGCAGATGGAGGATCTACGCATGTTTGAGCCGTTTCCGGCGCTGCAGGCTTGGTTCGACGCGCACGATCCAGACGATGCTGCGCAGTTCCCGGTGGACAGCGCGGACGCCATGACGCTGCACAGCTACCTACCGTACCCATGCATCGTGCATCACGCCTTTCGGCGATGGtgggctgcgctgccggaggaggaaaagaaatcTCGGCAGCAGTCCAAATCTTCCTCGACCTTTCCACTGACCACCAACGATTACCGCGCCATTTCTTCCTTCGTTGGTGGGATGATACGGCGGCAGAACCCGCCCGAGGAGGCCTTtgtggaggcgatggagaagtGCACGGCGAAGCTGAATCGAccagtggtgcagcagctacCAGAGGCGCTcgccgagctgctgcgcgatgcgCGTTGCGCCGATCCCATGCGCGCTATGAAAGCGGCACAGTCGCGTGTCTCGCCAGCGGCACTGATGTCGCCGTTTCCTGCGACGCGCCAGATGGCGGCACTGCTTGTTTGGGGGTGTCCGGATGTGCTTGTATGGTTCATTCTCCAAGCCGTGAAGTTGTTCGTGACGGGGAGAGTCGGCGGCGAGCGGGAAGCGGACAACGTGGCCTCCGACAAGTCACCCACGGTGCGCCAAAGTAGGGCTagtgcgggggagggggaagacggGTGTGTGACAGCCTACACAGAGGCGCTGCCGTTCCGTCCCATGTACGCCGCCTATCATATGCCATACTCGGGCTACCTGCCAGACTTCACGACAACCACCATTTGGTACCGCGAGTTGCAGGACCTGTACCAGGCAAAGCATGCCGCAGACGTGGCGTGTATTGCGGCGACGGCCTTGGAGCTTGTCGAAGCGGCACTCCTacaggaggaagagcaagctcgcgcgagagaggacgcagaggagcaacagcagttCCACGGCCCGTTGAGGATGTCGCCCTTGGCGACGAGGCTGaagccgctcctcctcaagCACACCGAAACGGTGGTGGAAAACATCTGGGACATACGAGGCGTTCGATTTTCTGCCGCCTATCGCGCCACTACGGAGGCggagtggcggcagcgactcgGGCGACGACTGGTGTGGCTGACACGTTACATCTCCTTTGACGTGGAATGGAGCGCAGACGCGCGGCGAGCGGCGTGCTTCGCGGTGGCCTTTCTCTCCAAAGAGGAGCTTCAGCGTCGTTGCGTGCGCGTTGCGGAGAGTGGCCTGAGCGGGAGCAGCATCGCGCAGGAGGCTGCCGTGCTCATGTCGCAGGCGTCCCAGGTGAAGACCGTGCTCAGCGACGAAGATGACAAGGGCTTAACTCGCCAATCCTTCGATACATCGGTCGCTTTGTGGTGGGGCGAAGAGGGCTCGCAAAGAGTTTTTACACAGACATGCGAGGAGGTCGCGCGGTGGAGCAGTGATAGAGGTGGTAACCGTGCGTGTATGCAACTTCCCTCTGTAGCGGCGTCGACGGGTGCGttggcggcgcaggaggcagTGAAGTTGCTCATGCGCATTCGAGTTCCGTGCGCACAGCCGATGCTCTACGACGGCTACACGAACAAAGTTTTCCTGCTGTAA
- a CDS encoding hypothetical protein (TriTrypDB/GeneDB-style sysID: LpmP.33.2780), producing the protein MTSRIPLPLRLVQCNLRAATANGRSGAGSRVMTAYKPSGLPCYAASQVRAVAASGGDGRRLCAIHVRQTSSASFSAAVVEAGPQPHPEDPSDSLLARVVDAALPGCTPYVALPVISSLLRRGGHGTAAAAQLNQWTCRHKGLVVVTGTPSDALFLRNAAQLGLVQQAYRVLCHLPAGVAPAARRYLRAHHSCTQPQQASEGVSTSIGMHNRYVQAHLEQRRRRQQLADISIGIPLSAESLPGTTKVRAALASTLVCDARLPASVHPHPLVSEGFFDVARGQLRVQGTVKCYVRTQAPLATSSAARVHQRSRLQSLFLAPAADTTRHGIKASSPEEVMCESRHPWMQPLWRLGVSLDAPHMECEMAAEDGGNGDRPRRASVQAPRGKSLSMEVRLVSLSPRDDSDVALYEVHTHGDTTADEVAAVFQAEGLRVVNDYVQDVPLAMAVEEVATRMRAAPPSLLHELPLGLQHRLHSATAEELVALPLTRIPLEDADCLSVQHTLLQLSALSPPLSFAEDVERLRQVVLTAASSAGGNTRHPLQHLLLHALSSLKLTNEAEQRVYQQVLTLALGTGIECTGVVFPDPSDEGNVHALQQLWLTYENQRQRHPSLADAARAARQHPLASSLRYTTRSLLDDPAGLTRVPLLADMALGTTSEVATAPSCAHGRSSDILGARGECSFTQAVELLRSSAHSQTEEDGHGISGDEARDATASAPPSMNGTVTRWMQTEVPPAYKRAFQEWCAASVVPSCCTDTTSPAAGVGSLLPSPTSLLSHCNVPDTSAERGSELAAKDPSSSDEGCHPAVPPWRAPLEHIGLPVRVFLRVEELAELRCAHCDGVGHTWHHCGARVAEAAHVLEGDDAVAKSLPLPVGNTSAADALTCLETMPGPLENSVMDSEGLTSTGDAAAVLAEQANALVRRRQRQQQHLVGIGYGDDASASLSASSSPFLVDSPLIAVPNVAATHRFKASHVLLSESRKPALHRRVMRCVYCGGRHHVTVCPTLRSQDSESEARRVHAAAGALPFFCIKCGQTGHLYTLCRDIPAGLHHATHCPICLQTRTSASHDPVHCPRRVSVPEGYRLNGIPEAKDSQTQHEPSSWRPSARSQRHSEGTIPLTADRQRCHDSRHVGGASYRRRRRGSVLIADSYVDSK; encoded by the coding sequence ATGACTTCGCGCATcccgctgccgttgcggcTAGTACAGTGCAATTTACGGGCTGCCACGGCGaacggccgcagcggcgccggctccCGTGTCATGACTGCGTACAAGCCCAGCGGTCTCCCGTGCTACGCTGCATCACAGGTAAGAGCGGTGGCTGccagtggcggtgatggacgccgcctctgcgccaTTCATGTGCGGCAGACATCCTCTGCGTCATTCTCAGCGGCCGTTGTCGAGGCGGGTCCACAACCGCACCCCGAAGACCCGAGCGACTCCCTCCTTGCCCGTGTTGTGGATGCTGCTCTTCCGGGGTGCACACCGTACGTCGCCCTGCCTGTTATATCGTCCCTCCTGCGCCGCGGGGGTCACGGcactgccgcggccgcgCAGCTGAATCAGTGGACTTGTCGCCACAAGGGTCTTGTCGTGGTGACGGGGACGCCGAGTGACGCTTTGTTCCTGCGCAATGCTGCACAGCTTGGCCTTGTGCAGCAGGCATACCGAGTGCTGTGCCACCTACCAGCCGGTGTCgccccagcagcgcgtcgGTATTTGCGCGCAcaccacagctgcacacAGCCGCAACAAGCCAGCGAAGGCGTGTCCACGTCAATAGGGATGCACAACCGATATGTGCAGGCGCACTTGGAGCaacgccgacggcggcagcagcttgcTGACATTTCAATCGGCATTCCTCTCAGTGCTGAGTCACTTCCTGGCACTACGAAGGTCAGAGCGGCACTGGCGTCGACGCTTGTGTGCGATGCCCGGCTGCCTGCAAGCGTACACCCGCACCCCCTCGTCTCGGAGGGCTTTTTTGATGTGGCACGCGGCCAGCTTCGCGTGCAAGGCACGGTGAAGTGCTATGTGCGAACGCAAGCGCCGCTCGCGACATCCTCGGCAGCGCGCGTGCACCAGCGGTCGCGACTGCAAAGTCTTTTCCTCGCGCCCGCTGCTGACACAACTCGCCACGGCATCAAGGCAAGCAGTCCTGAAGAGGTTATGTGTGAGTCCCGGCACCCCTGGATGCAGCCGTTGTGGCGTCTCGGCGTCTCTCTCGATGCGCCGCACATGGAGTGTGAGATGGCAGCAGAGGACGGTGGCAACGGGGATCGTCCCCGTCGTGCTAGCGTTCAGGCACCACGTGGCAAGTCATTGTCGATGGAGGTCCGGTTGGTATCCCTGTCCCCGCGAGACGACAGTGATGTGGCGTTGTACGAAGTGCATACTCACGGCGATACCACTGCTGACGAGGTAGCTGCCGTGTTCCAGGCGGAGGGCCTGCGTGTGGTGAACGACTATGTACAAGATGTGCCGttggcgatggcggtggaggaggtggccacGCGTATGCGAGCGGCACCACCTAGCCTGCTGCACGAGCTTCCACTAggactgcagcaccgccttcactCGGCGACAGCAGAGGAGCTGGTTGCACTGCCGCTGACACGAATTCCACTTGAAGATGCCGATTGCCTTTCTGTGCAACATaccctcctgcagctctccgcactgtcgccaccgctgtcgttTGCCGAAGATGTGGAGCGACTGCGGCAGGTGGTACTCACCGCAGCGTCGTCCGCAGGCGGCAACACACGCCACCCCCTTCAGCATCTTCTCCTACACGCCCTCTCGTCGTTGAAGCTCACCAACGAAGCGGAGCAACGCGTGTACCAGCAGGTGCTTACGCTGGCACTCGGCACTGGCATCGAGTGCACCGGTGTTGTTTTCCCAGACCCATCGGACGAAGGCAACGTGCATgccttgcagcagctgtggctcACCTATGAGAATCAACGACAGCGACACCCGTCCCTGGCCGACGCGGCGCGTGCGGCGCGACAGCACCCGCTCGCCTCTTCGCTACGGTACACTACCCGAAGCCTCCTCGACGATCCCGCTGGGCTGACTCGTGTGCCACTTCTTGCGGATATGGCGCTAGGCACCACGTCAGAGGTTGCTACAGCGCCATCGTGTGCACatggccgcagcagcgatatTCTTGGTGCTCGTGGCGAGTGCAGCTTCACCCAGGCTGTTGAGCTGCTCCGCTCTTCCGCTCACTCGCAGACGGAAGAGGACGGGCACGGCATATCTGGCGACGAGGCGCGCGACGCGAcggcgtctgcgccgccgaGTATGAATGGAACGGTGACGCGGTGGATGCAAACAGAAGTGCCACCGGCTTACAAACGAGCTTTCCAGGAGTGGTGCGCCGCATCTGTGGTTCCGTCCTGTTGCACCGATACGACTTCTCCTGCTGCGGGTGTTGGCTCTCTCTTGCCGTCACCTACATCCCTGTTAAGCCACTGCAACGTCCCGGACACATCAGCAGAGCGTGGATCCGAACTTGCCGCAAAAGACCCCAGCTCAAGCGATGAAGGTTGCCACCCAGCAGTCCCACCGTGGAGGGCGCCTCTGGAGCACATCGGCCTcccggtgcgtgtgttcctgcgtgtggaggagctggcggagctgcggtgTGCGCACTGTGACGGAGTGGGGCACACATGGCATCACTGCGGCGCGCGTGTCGCGGAAGCTGCGCATGTATTGGAGGGGGATGATGCGGTAGCCAAGTCGTTGCCGCTCCCGGTGGGCAACACAAGCGCCGCTGATGCGTTAACTTGCCTTGAGACCATGCCAGGCCCACTGGAGAATTCTGTGATGGACAGCGAAGGACTAACATCGACCGGTGACGCCGCGGCTGTACTCGCGGAGCAGGCGAACGCTCTTGTGCGgcgtcgtcagcgccagcagcagcaccttgtGGGTATCGGCTACGGTGATGATGCTTCTGCGTCCCTGTCTGCATCCTCGTCCCCATTCCTAGTCGACTCCCCGCTTATTGCTGTCCCCAATGTCGCGGCAACGCACCGCTTCAAGGCTAGCCACGTCCTGCTTAGCGAGTCGAGAAAACCTGCCCTGCACCGGCGAGTTATGCGATGTGTGTACTGCGGTGGCCGTCATCATGTGACGGTGTGTCCAACGCTGCGGTCGCAGGATAGCGAGTCCGAGGCGCGCCGTGTCCACGCTGCAGCCGGCGCTTTACCATTCTTCTGCATCAAGTGTGGCCAAACTGGCCACCTCTACACACTCTGCCGAGACATCCCAGCAGGCCTGCACCACGCGACGCACTGCCCCATCTGCCTCCAGACCCGTACCAGCGCGTCGCACGATCCGGTGCACTGTCCGCGGCGAGTGTCCGTGCCAGAAGGCTACCGGCTCAACGGTATACCAGAAGCAAAGGATAGCCAGACTCAACATGAGCCATCCTCATGGCGGCCATCGGCTCGGTCACAGAGGCATTCTGAGGGTACTATTCCGCTTACAGCTGATAGACAGCGGTGCCATGATAGCAGGCATGTTGGTGGCGCGTCTTAccgtcgccgacgccgcggctCCGTGCTGATTGCGGACAGCTATGTCGACAGCAAGTGA